The Shewanella zhangzhouensis genome has a window encoding:
- a CDS encoding enoyl-CoA hydratase/isomerase family protein, whose product MTQKVVFQTLGTASGKQIGVATLNVEAALNALDLDMVRALTAQLKAWQADSNIAMVLLDGAGDKAFCAGGDVRALYQASKEAPGSTETLAKIFFEEEYRLDYFIHEFGKPFMVWGDGIVMGGGLGLMAGASHRIATERSRIAMPEITIGLYPDVGGTFFLAHMPEKTGVFLGLTAFQMNGADALYAGTANFLLESDDKEPLLDALAEVAWDDNSEANHQRLSDVLGTRAVPEQASFLKDNAELISALCSGSLETVIERFKALPDDSHKSLLRARDTLLAGSPLSAHLVWHQAIIGEELSLNDCFRWELGVSINCCAHGDFVEGVRALLIDKDRNPNWQYADVASVPAEVIGRLLSSPWQGEQHPLQDL is encoded by the coding sequence ATGACACAGAAAGTTGTATTTCAAACCCTGGGTACCGCCTCGGGCAAACAGATAGGTGTAGCCACCCTCAATGTGGAAGCCGCGCTTAACGCCCTGGATCTGGACATGGTGCGGGCCTTAACTGCCCAGCTGAAAGCCTGGCAGGCCGATAGCAATATCGCTATGGTGCTGCTGGATGGCGCCGGTGACAAAGCCTTTTGCGCCGGTGGCGATGTGCGCGCCCTGTATCAGGCCAGCAAAGAGGCCCCCGGCAGTACAGAGACCCTGGCGAAGATCTTCTTCGAGGAAGAATATCGCCTCGATTACTTTATCCACGAATTCGGCAAACCCTTTATGGTGTGGGGAGATGGCATTGTGATGGGCGGCGGTTTGGGGCTGATGGCCGGTGCCAGCCACCGCATTGCCACCGAGCGTTCCCGCATTGCCATGCCGGAAATCACCATTGGTTTGTACCCGGACGTGGGTGGTACCTTCTTTTTGGCCCATATGCCGGAAAAAACAGGCGTATTCCTGGGGTTAACCGCGTTTCAAATGAACGGTGCCGACGCGCTGTACGCAGGCACGGCCAACTTCTTATTGGAAAGTGATGACAAGGAGCCGCTGCTCGATGCCCTGGCCGAGGTGGCCTGGGATGACAACAGCGAAGCCAATCATCAGCGTTTGAGTGACGTGCTCGGCACCAGAGCCGTGCCTGAGCAGGCGAGCTTCCTTAAGGACAATGCTGAGCTTATCAGTGCGCTGTGCAGCGGCTCTCTGGAGACAGTGATTGAGCGTTTCAAAGCGCTGCCGGATGACAGCCACAAGTCCCTGCTCAGAGCCCGCGACACCCTGCTGGCCGGCAGTCCGCTCAGTGCTCATCTGGTATGGCACCAGGCCATCATAGGGGAAGAGCTGTCCCTGAACGATTGCTTCCGCTGGGAGCTTGGCGTCAGCATCAATTGCTGCGCCCACGGCGATTTTGTCGAAGGGGTGCGGGCACTGCTTATCGATAAAGACAGAAATCCAAACTGGCAGTATGCCGATGTGGCCTCGGTACCCGCCGAGGTGATTGGCCGCCTTTTGAGTTCACCCTGGCAGGGCGAGCAGCATCCGCTGCAGGACCTCTGA
- a CDS encoding enoyl-CoA hydratase, protein MAFLIERIEGNTAILTISNPPANTWTRESLNELKEKVLELNDNKEIYALVLTGEGDKFFSAGADLKLFADGDKGNAATMAKAFGEAFETLSAFRGVSIAAINGYAMGGGLEVALACDIRIAEIQAVMALPEATVGLLPCAGGTQNLTALVGEGWAKRMILCGERIDATKALNLGLVEEVVEKGESLSAAIALAAKVAKQSPSAVAVCKQLIQSGRTMPRTQALPLERELFVGLFDTEDQAEGVNAFLEKRAAQWKNR, encoded by the coding sequence TGAAGGCAATACCGCCATTCTCACCATCAGCAACCCTCCGGCCAATACCTGGACCCGTGAGAGCCTGAATGAGCTGAAGGAAAAGGTACTTGAGCTGAATGACAACAAAGAGATTTACGCGCTGGTGCTGACCGGGGAAGGGGACAAGTTCTTTTCTGCGGGCGCTGACCTGAAACTCTTTGCAGACGGCGATAAAGGCAATGCCGCCACCATGGCCAAGGCCTTCGGTGAAGCCTTTGAAACCTTAAGCGCCTTCCGTGGCGTGTCCATCGCGGCCATCAATGGCTATGCCATGGGCGGCGGCCTCGAAGTGGCGCTGGCCTGTGATATCCGCATCGCCGAAATTCAGGCGGTGATGGCACTGCCGGAAGCCACAGTGGGCCTTCTGCCCTGCGCCGGTGGTACTCAGAACCTCACCGCCCTGGTGGGCGAGGGCTGGGCCAAGCGGATGATCCTCTGCGGTGAGCGTATTGATGCCACCAAGGCGCTGAATCTTGGGCTGGTGGAAGAAGTGGTGGAGAAGGGCGAGTCCCTGAGTGCCGCCATCGCCCTGGCCGCCAAGGTCGCCAAGCAGAGCCCCTCTGCCGTGGCCGTGTGCAAACAGCTCATTCAGAGTGGCCGCACCATGCCGCGCACCCAGGCACTGCCTTTGGAGCGTGAGCTCTTTGTTGGTCTTTTTGATACCGAAGATCAGGCTGAAGGGGTGAATGCCTTCCTCGAGAAGCGTGCCGCCCAGTGGAAAAACCGCTGA
- a CDS encoding SDR family oxidoreductase yields MELKDKVIVITGGAGGLGLAMAKDLAAHGAKLALIDVDQERLERACADIGDATEVQGYALDITDEEDVVAGFRYILEDFGVIHGLVNNAGILRDGLLVKSKDGVVTDRMSLDQFQSVINVNLTGTFLCGREAAAAMIESGQGGVIVNISSLARAGNMGQTNYAASKAGVATMAVGWAKELARFNIRAAAVAPGVIATEMTAAMKPEALERLEKMVPVGRLGQAEEIASTVRFIMENDYVNGRVFEIDGGIRL; encoded by the coding sequence ATGGAATTGAAGGATAAGGTAATTGTCATTACCGGCGGCGCCGGTGGTCTGGGTCTGGCCATGGCCAAGGACCTCGCCGCCCATGGCGCCAAACTGGCGCTGATTGATGTGGATCAGGAGCGTCTCGAGCGTGCCTGTGCCGATATCGGTGACGCCACCGAAGTACAGGGTTATGCCCTGGATATTACTGACGAAGAAGATGTGGTAGCCGGATTTCGCTATATCCTCGAAGATTTCGGCGTTATCCACGGTCTGGTAAACAACGCCGGTATTCTGCGCGACGGTCTTTTGGTCAAGTCCAAAGACGGGGTAGTGACTGACCGTATGTCACTGGATCAGTTCCAGTCAGTTATAAATGTAAACCTGACAGGCACCTTCCTGTGTGGTCGCGAAGCCGCTGCTGCCATGATTGAATCGGGTCAGGGCGGGGTGATTGTCAATATTTCCAGCCTGGCACGAGCCGGTAACATGGGCCAGACCAACTACGCGGCGTCCAAGGCTGGCGTAGCCACCATGGCGGTGGGCTGGGCCAAAGAGCTGGCCCGCTTTAACATCCGCGCTGCGGCAGTGGCGCCCGGTGTGATTGCCACCGAGATGACTGCGGCCATGAAGCCGGAAGCCCTTGAGCGTCTCGAAAAAATGGTACCCGTAGGTCGACTGGGCCAAGCCGAAGAGATTGCTTCCACCGTTCGCTTTATCATGGAAAATGATTATGTGAATGGCCGTGTGTTTGAAATCGACGGCGGTATCAGACTCTGA
- the mmsB gene encoding 3-hydroxyisobutyrate dehydrogenase, whose amino-acid sequence MAKIAFIGLGNMGGPMAANLLKAGHSVSVFDLNPAAVESLKAQGAGSGDTAQAIAADADFVVSMLPASKHVRGLYLGTDTAKGLIEVVKAGCLLIDCSTIDADSARAVAEAAAAKGLEFIDSPVSGGTAGAAAGTLTFICGGTDAAFEKARTVLANMGVNIFHAGGPGAGQVAKICNNMLLSVLMVGTSEALSLGIDHGLDPKVLSDIMKVSSGGNWTLEKYNPCPGVMENVPSSKGYQGGFMVDLMVKDLGLSQEAALSSQSSTPMGALARSLYVSHARAGNGPRDFSSIFEHFAKGDKA is encoded by the coding sequence ATGGCGAAGATAGCGTTTATTGGCCTTGGCAACATGGGTGGCCCAATGGCGGCCAACCTGCTGAAGGCGGGGCACAGTGTATCGGTATTCGATCTCAACCCGGCTGCGGTTGAGTCACTCAAGGCCCAGGGAGCAGGCAGTGGCGATACGGCGCAGGCCATCGCCGCCGATGCGGACTTTGTGGTGAGCATGCTGCCGGCCAGTAAGCATGTACGCGGTCTCTATTTAGGCACTGATACCGCCAAGGGACTGATTGAGGTGGTGAAAGCAGGTTGTCTCTTGATAGACTGCTCCACCATAGATGCCGACAGCGCCCGCGCTGTGGCCGAAGCCGCTGCGGCAAAGGGTCTGGAATTTATTGATTCGCCCGTGTCCGGTGGCACAGCCGGCGCCGCAGCCGGAACCCTGACCTTTATCTGTGGTGGCACAGACGCGGCCTTTGAGAAGGCGCGTACCGTGCTGGCCAATATGGGCGTGAACATTTTCCATGCCGGTGGTCCGGGAGCCGGTCAGGTCGCCAAAATTTGCAATAACATGCTGCTGTCGGTACTCATGGTGGGTACCAGCGAGGCGTTGTCGCTTGGGATTGACCATGGGCTCGACCCCAAGGTGCTGTCAGACATCATGAAGGTGTCCAGTGGCGGTAACTGGACCCTGGAAAAGTACAATCCCTGCCCGGGTGTGATGGAGAATGTTCCATCCTCCAAAGGCTACCAGGGTGGCTTTATGGTCGACCTGATGGTGAAAGATTTGGGATTGTCCCAGGAAGCGGCCCTGAGCAGTCAGTCGAGCACCCCCATGGGCGCGCTGGCTCGCAGCCTGTATGTGTCCCATGCCCGCGCCGGGAATGGTCCGAGGGACTTCTCCAGTATTTTTGAACATTTTGCCAAAGGCGATAAGGCCTAA